One segment of Drosophila ananassae strain 14024-0371.13 chromosome 3R, ASM1763931v2, whole genome shotgun sequence DNA contains the following:
- the LOC6498536 gene encoding zinc finger CCCH-type with G patch domain-containing protein, whose protein sequence is MDEYEAQLLVVEQALENATDEHQRQELLALKENLQELLSLTRGGTEDDAATDDDSQNADNLDNELERLKSELNDMEATGASKSNENEVQQLADLRTKYSSMVGEKCSAPHEHSWGAISYHNALICGVDDEVIINGDGALDARLRVLFTNPTHREMLPCSYYLEGECRFDEARCRYSHGALVTGSSIRKYNPPDFHKLSRSCPVLAQLPDRLWHRGRVLCVNFVEQVCRVRLDGQDHKERERDFKFEELFPLTTDQEDELTSEDSSSVNDGSSDEEESDMDDLEAARRARMVELSLFTFKPTEKLGAWEEYTRGIGSKLMEKMGYIHGTGLGSDGRGIVTPVSAQILPKGRSLDACMELREAANGDKDYFSVERKLQRAQRRQKKANEKAYVRESQRTDVFSFLNSSVLGSDNKQQAEPEAKKAKANDLQQHSTKTLNVETVRIADDIRRKQRDIAKVQQSLDRNTGDVQLQKRLQAQMHNQKQELATLQAQERSLSKEQQTRKSKNKMFEF, encoded by the exons ATGGATGAATACGAAGCACAA TTGCTCGTCGTGGAGCAGGCGTTGGAAAATGCCACCGATGAGCATCAGCGCCAGGAACTTCTGGCCTTAAAAGAAAACCTACAGGAGCTTCTATCCCTAACCCGAGGAGGAACAGAGGATGACGCAGCCACCGACGATGACTCCCAAAATGCAGACAACTTGGACAATGAGCTGGAGCGGCTTAAAAGCGAACTCAACGATATGGAGGCAACGGGAGCCTCCAAATCTAATGAAAACGAGGTTCAACAGTTGGCTGATCTGCGGACCAAGTATTCTTCGATGGTGGGGGAGAAGTGCTCCGCCCCACATGAACATAGTTGGGGCGCCATAAGCTACCACAACGCTCTTATCTGCGGTGTGGACGACGAGGTTATAATCAACGGTGATGGCGCCTTGGACGCTCGATTGCGGGTACTCTTTACCAATCCCACGCATCGCGAAATGTTGCCTTGCTCTTACTACCTCGAGGGGGAGTGCCGGTTCGATGAAGCGCGGTGTCGCTATTCCCACGGCGCCCTTGTCACCGGAAGCTCCATCCGAAAGTACAACCCGCCCGATTTTCACAAATTATCCCGCAGTTGTCCCGTGCTAGCCCAGCTACCAGATCGACTGTGGCATAGAGGCCGGGTTCTATGCGTTAATTTTGTGGAGCAGGTTTGCCGGGTGCGTTTGGATGGACAGGATCACAAAGAAAGGGAGCGTGACTTCAAGTTCGAGGAGCTGTTTCCCCTGACCACTGACCAGGAAGACGAGCTCACTAGTGAAGACAGCTCCAGTGTGAATGATGGAAGCAGCGATGAAGAAGAATCTGATATGGATGACTTGGAAGCTGCCAGAAGGGCTCGTATGGTGGAACTAAGTCTGTTTACATTCAAGCCGACAGAAAAATTGGGAGCCTGGGAGGAGTACACACGA GGCATAGGCTCAAAGCTGATGGAGAAGATGGGCTACATACACGGAACAGGACTCGGGTCAGATGGCAGAGGCATTGTCACACCTGTAAGTGCGCAGATTCTACCAAAAGGTCGTTCCTTGGATGCTTGCATGGAGCTAAGAGAAGCAGCAAACGGCGACAAGGATTACTTCAGCGTGGAAAGAAAACTTCAACGGGCGCAACGCCGCCAAAAAAAGGCGAATGAAAAAGCCTACGTCCGGGAATCTCAGCGAACGGACGTGTTCAGTTTCCTCAACAGCAGCGTGCTAGGCAGTGATAACAAGCAACAGGCAGAACCGGAAGCGAAAAAGGCCAAGGCAAATGATCTACAGCAGCACTCAACGAAGACTCTTAATGTGGAGACGGTCCGTATAGCTGATGATATCCGAAGAAAGCAGAGGGATATCGCAAAGGTGCAACAATCTCTGGATCGCAACACCGGCGACGTACAGCTTCAGAAACGCCTCCAAGCACAAATGCACAATCAAAAGCAGGAACTGGCCACGTTACAGGCCCAGGAACGTAGTCTAAGCAAGGAGCAACAGACGCGCAAGAGCAAGAATAAAATGTTTGAGTTTTAg
- the LOC6496971 gene encoding uncharacterized protein LOC6496971 encodes MSEEVSASPVADVRLSDIKYEDVSALNFSKLYSPKMKSVYWRFFGFPSNDNNEVITKQNVVCIKCHKVLTNHGNTTNLRAHLQHRHKDLFKELCQEHDIQVPPRKTPRNVTHPPLSKRNVSSRRVKLEFINNRNHDNGTDEEDEAAAATAAMQAEEDASSQTMLYETMVPFTYDEADNIVEEEDRMVPMETKYTRKRKVATPSSALHQLRAVKHEDGGYVTTQIANLPEALTDIIIKDLRTVDSLYDAGFTDFVRLAMGGMTPMPEAEKIDSLISEMHASKFLEIGDITRDFTSEKPFSFAFEQWVNVEQRRFLSIFHHYLDEETQSVRSMLYATVEYTDYLVFDDLLTDFYLANCTLAIVNYEDDEDFLHTYLREKNIPVVLCYVSVIDKCLRRVFEIEEVASLLEQVKDIIQRHSAEISSKVSELPSYNEHFPWTLYEMLKFFAESISWSEDMDQLVLTAKTVTEALSALVIALDTLRGEDIPLCSMLSPITSKILIKKLGIAEQDDPLMMNIKRTIASVLQAHVISDDNLTAAALLDPRFHRLTTIDNLDRCVRMLTQKYNKVFGGAGANEANDSAATTSVNATPTVTIKTERPTGSGARKSKLELLFDIAEIPNPPKRDFDSTVETDLKRYRNEVVVQLDESPIEWWVKMGHIYGTLRDLATLYQSVPGVVTLSFKKMLRDQIYDFNKRFMLTGNQIDAILFLHHHSN; translated from the exons ATGAGTGAAGAGGTGTCCGCGTCGCCTGTCGCCGATGTGCGGCTCAGCGACATCAAGTACGAAGATGTGTCTGCGCTGAATTTTTCCAAACTGTACTCGCCGAAGATGAAGAGTGTTTACTGGCGCTTCTTCGGTTTCCCCTCAAACGACAACAACGAGGTAATCACCAAGCAGAACGTTGTCTGCATTAAATGCCACAAGGTACTGACCAACCACGGCAACACCACCAACCTGCGGGCCCATCTCCAGCACCGCCACAAGGATCTGTTCAAGGAGCTATGCCAGGAGCACGATATCCAGGTGCCGCCACGCAAGACTCCGCGCAACGTCACCCATCCGCCCCTGTCCAAGCGGAACGTATCCTCGCGCCGGGTCAAGTTGGAGTTCATCAACAATCGCAATCATGACAACGGCACCGATGAGGAAGACGAGGCTGCGGCGGCCACAGCTGCCATGCAAGCGGAGGAGGACGCCTCGTCCCAGACGATGCTATACGAGACTATGGTGCCGTTTACGTACGACGAAGCGGACAATATTGTGGAAGAGGAGGATCGCATGGTGCCCATGGAGACAAAGTACACCCGTAAACGTAAGGTGGCAACTCCTTCCTCCGCCCTCCATCAGTTGCGGGCTGTCAAGCACGAGGACGGCGGATATGTGACCACCCAGATTGCCAATTTGCCGGAGGCACTCACTGACATCATTATCAAGGATCTACGTACAGTGGACTCTCTGTACGATGCCGGCTTTACCGATTTTGTGCGCTTGGCTATGGGAGGGATGACTCCTATGCCGGAGGCAGAGAAGATTGACTCGCTGATCAGCGAAATGCACGCCTCGAAGTTCCTCGAGATTGGGGACATCACACGCGACTTTACTTCCGAGAAGCCCTTCTCATTCGCCTTCGAGCAGTGGGTGAATGTTGAGCAGCGCCGGTTCTTGAGCATCTTCCACCACTACCTGGACGAGGAGACACAGTCGGTGCGGAGCATGTTGTACGCCACTGTGGAGTACACCGACTACCTTGTCTTTGATGATCTACTGACCgatttttatttggccaactgtACCCTGGCCATAGTGAACTACGAGGATGATGAGGACTTTCTGCACACCTACCTAAGGGAGAAGA ATATACCGGTTGTCTTGTGCTACGTTTCGGTTATTGACAAATGCCTTCGTCGCGTTTTCGAGATTGAGGAAGTGGCCTCGCTCCTGGAACAGGTCAAGGACATTATCCAGCGGCACTCAGCCGAGATCAGTAGCAAGGTATCGGAGCTGCCTTCCTACAACGAGCACTTCCCGTGGACCCTGTACGAGATGCTCAAGTTCTTCGCCGAATCGATTTCCTGGTCCGAGGACATGGACCAGCTGGTGTTGACCGCCAAGACCGTAACAGAGGCCCTCAGTGCTCTGGTG ATTGCTTTGGATACGCTGCGTGGCGAGGACATCCCCCTTTGCAGCATGCTATCTCCCATCACATCGAAAATTCTTATCAAGAAACTGGGAATTGCTGAGCAGGATGATCCGCTGATGATGAACATTAAGCGCACAATTGCCTCTGTGCTCCAAGCCCATGTGATCTCTGATGACAACCTGACGGCTGCCGCTCTGCTGGATCCACGCTTCCACCGTCTGACCACCATTGATAATCTGGACAGATGCGTTCGTATGCTGACCCAGAAGTACAACAAAGTCTTCGGAGGTGCTGGGGCCAATGAGGCTAACGATTCTGCGGCTACCACTTCTGTGAATGCCACGCCCACAGTCACCATCAAAACGGAACGCCCCACAGGAAGTGGTGCGAGAAAGTCAA AGCTTGAACTCCTGTTCGACATCGCAGAGATCCCCAACCCACCAAAGCGAGATTTCGACAGTACTGTGGAAACCGATCTGAAGCGATACCGCAACGAAGTGGTAGTACAGCTTGACGAGTCGCCGATCGAGTGGTGGGTCAAAATGGGCCACATCTATGGTACCCTGCGCGACTTGGCGACTCTCTACCAGAGTGTGCCCGGTGTGGTGACCCTCAGTTTCAAGAAGATGCTCAGAGATCAGATATATGACTTCAACAAGCGTTTCATGCTCACCGGCAACCAAATCGATGCAATTCTTTTCCTGCACCATCACAGCAATTAA
- the LOC6496973 gene encoding DNA-binding protein RFXANK, whose amino-acid sequence MKHTNTVLTNQVNKVSLEMVGPAGSLPNNGHSDEDEDVRSAPTSMLVLDAKRKSAFLPYRPQSTVLTNLQRGNTEATFCPVEVSLSFHERAGQGEITEEQVTAERARHADIDHKDDHGFTALHWAASYGQLVSVQLLVSAGANVNIMAPDLVSPLLLAAAGGHNEIVRFLLDHGADSTHMDIMGNTALMYAAAGNHPHTCNELLARDLDLSASNENGETAYSLAVQNGAHLAQALLEQYMTGIITAGISL is encoded by the exons AtgaaacacacaaacacagtgCTAACAAATCAG gtaaacaaaGTATCCCTTGAAATGGTTGGGCCAGCGGGTAGTCTTCCAAACAACGGACATTCTGACGAAGATGAGGATGTACGATCGGCGCCCACATCCATGCTGGTGCTGGACGCCAAGCGAAAAAGCGCCTTCTTGCCGTACCGTCCACAATCCACAGTCCTCACGAATCTACAGCGCGGCAACACCGAGGCTACCTTTTGTCCTGTCGAGGTTTCGCTATCCTTCCATGAACGAGCCGGCCAAGGAGAGATCACGGAGGAGCAGGTGACTGCGGAAAGGGCCCGGCATGCTGACATTGACCACAAGGACGACCATGGCTTCACCGCCCTCCATTGGGCTGCATCTTATGGACAATTGGTATCAGTGCAGCTGCTGGTTTCAGCTGGCGCCAACGTTAATATCATGGCTCCGGATCTGGTCAGTCCTCTCCTCTTGGCAGCCGCCGGTGGGCACAATGAGATTGTTCGCTTTCTGTTGGATCACGGAGCGGATTCGACACACATGGATATAATGGGGAACACGGCGCTTATGTACGCAGCTGCTGGTAATCACCCCCATACCTGCAATGAGCTATTGGCCAGGGATTTGGATCTGAGTGCCTCCAACGAAAACGGGGAGACTGCCTACTCTTTGGCGGTGCAGAATGGCGCTCACCTGGCCCAAGCACTGTTGGAGCAATACATGACGGGTATTATTACGGCGGGTATTAGTTTATAA
- the LOC6498537 gene encoding uncharacterized protein LOC6498537 translates to MGNTSSKGESDASEPPLEGGKHKAKLQVQNQHKGSINSASSGASSDVGGSNNSLMVQQVQGSMTRSASGADVTEKYLTQLVPVEKLAEILREQSSAKFGVNGIVSDVFVSQVFPQYADLGQRLFRLMHTNSKATTKHLGAVAFRQQCERFLGIMDDAKTLECYIKMYSQDDNPDFIDKTGVTRLLHICYTIAMQHSGNAVLCQAINRTFGSVTKSIFLCHDSLSLGYVCRWFEQNLIRLVLLVHKYCVHTLSTAYRGLEQQTQSCGIELQTPVLEQRNPFTDTTDHSGGAAFLDSLMPLSQAWLLAGALPPLYSKPQTVAPSPASKSNNNSTASTVVQIFKEKLSMMPSHWTLLYDSNEHGVGANRFLHHVLGYRGPTLVLLHTKDEQTYCIAAPSEWKETHLFVGGEGSCVIQLLPKFVILEKKPNILYLNTSIRGYPKGLRAGADPRKPIIAVDEHFENVDCKGLAAGLMSIEVWGCGDKTSREVQLDIKKWQIKEAERQRTVKLTAADWMDHPDRYLLELGGRQNYNN, encoded by the exons ATGGGCAACACCAGTTCAAAAGGGGAGTCGGACGCCAGCGAGCCGCCCCTGGAGGGGGGGAAGCACAAGGCCAAGCTACAGGTCCAGAACCAGCACAAAGGAAGCATAAACTCCGCTTCAAGTGGCGCCAGCTCTGACGTAGGCGGTAGCAACAACAGCCTAATGGTGCAGCAGGTCCAGGGCTCTATGACCAGGTCCGCATCCGGGGCGGATGTTACCGAGAAATACCTTACCCAGTTGGTGCCAGTGGAGAAGCTGGCGGAGATTCTCAGGGAGCAGTCGTCAGCCAAGTTCGGCGTTAATGGTATAGTGTCAGACGTCTTTGTG TCACAAGTCTTTCCGCAGTACGCGGATCTGGGCCAGCGGTTGTTCAGGCTGATGCATACGAACTCCAAGGCCACCACCAAGCATCTGGGTGCCGTGGCCTTCCGACAGCAATGTGAACGCTTTCTCGGCATCATGGACGATGCAAAGACGTTGGAGTGCTACATAAAGATGTATTCGCAAGACGACAATCCCGACTTTATCGACAAAACGGGCGTCACCCGTCTACTACACATATGCTACACCATTGCCATGCAGCACTCGGGCAACGCTGTTCTCTGCCAGGCCATCAACCGCACCTTCGGCTCGGTAACCAAGTCGATATTTCTTTGTCACGACAGCCTGAGTCTGGGCTATGTGTGTCGCTGGTTCGAGCAGAACCTCATCCGACTTGTGCTGCTGGTACACAAGTACTGCGTGCACACGTTGTCCACCGCTTATCGCGGTCTAGAGCAGCAGACCCAGTCATGCGGCATCGAGCTGCAGACCCCGGTGCTCGAGCAACGCAATCCCTTCACGGACACCACAGATCACAGTGGTGGTGCAGCTTTCTTGGATTCCCTGATGCCACTCTCACAGGCATGGCTCCTAGCTGGAGCTCTGCCGCCACTCTACTCCAAGCCGCAGACAGTAGCACCATCGCCGGCAAGCAAAAGCAATAACAATAGCACAGCATCCACAGTCGTGCAGATCTTTAAGGAGAAGCTCTCGATGATGCCATCGCACTGGACGCTGCTGTACGATTCCAACGAGCACGGAGTAGGTGCCAATCGATTCCTGCATCACGTTCTTGGCTACCGGGGACCAACACTCGTACTGCTGCACACCAAGGACGAGCAGACgtactgcatcgctgcgccCAGTGAATGGAAGGAGACGCACCTGTTTGTGGGCGGGGAGGGAAGCTGCGTCATTCAGCTGCTGCCTAA GTTTGTGATACTGGAGAAGAAGCCCAATATTCTGTATCTGAACACGAGCATACGCGGCTATCCGAAGGGATTGCGTGCCGGCGCCGATCCCCGCAAGCCCATCATAGCGGTCGACGAGCACTTTGAGAACGTTGACTGCAAGGGCCTGGCTGCAGGACTAATGTCGATAGAG GTATGGGGCTGCGGCGACAAGACATCACGCGAAGTGCAATTGGACATCAAGAAGTGGCAGATCAAGGAGGCCGAACGACAACGAACGGTGAAGCTCACGGCCGCCGACTGGATGGACCATCCGGATCGATATCTACTCGAGCTGGGTGGCAGGCAGAACTACAACAATTGA
- the LOC6496972 gene encoding transmembrane protein 184C isoform X1 → MCGMDVRRFCEDWRIWIRPLLIVTYAIFAIIVVPLLIVNSVKDGFQRNDQLILIGGLFVLSAVPVSIWHIIQHVIHFTKPILQKHIIRILWMVPIYALNAWIGLFFPKHSIYVDSLRECYEAYVIYNFMVYLLNYLNLNMDLEATMEYKPQVPHFFPLCCMRPWIMGREFIHNCKHGILQYTVVRPITTFISVICELCGVYGEGEFAGNVAFPYIVVVNNISQFVAMYCLVLFYRANKEDLKPMKPIPKFLCIKAVVFFSFFQGVLLNVLVYYNIIKDIFGSDVGDTNLASLLQNFLICIEMFIAAVAHIYSFPHHPFHINSPQYWNNPNHSWCRAFLSMMDISDMQEDVTEHLGVVGSTLSRRFQGRSTYQPLARSPRRSSSESEYLIGKRQDQQQQQSGNSSQSGNMYGATSSRLIVPVYEGKLSTLPENNHPSHTQSRFPQAGIADDSNSSNSNHYQQQQLHATGSQPSTRQRDTLHLRERERETGAGGGNFLRLAPGATAAAPIPESNDDYALLLGTGAGR, encoded by the exons ATGTGTGGCATGGACGTGCGCCGGTTTTGCGAGGATTGGCGGATCTGGATTCGCCCGTTACTGATCGTCACATACGCCATCTTCGCAATAATAGTGGTGCCACTGCTCATTGTTAACTCCGTGAAGGATGGTTTCCAACGCAACGATCAGCTCATCCTCATCGGCGGATTGTTCGTTCTGTCGGCGGTGCCAGTGTCGATATGGCACATCATCCAACACGTCATCCATTTCACGAAACCCATTCTGCAGAAGCATATCATACGAATTCTGTGGATGGTGCCCATCTACGCCCTGAACGCG TGGATCGGCCTCTTCTTTCCGAAGCACTCCATATACGTGGATTCGCTTCGCGAATGCTATGAGGCGTATGTTATCTACAACTTCATGGTGTACCTGCTCAACTACTTGAATCTCAACATGGATTTGGAGGCCACCATGGAGTACAAGCCGCAAGTGCCGCACTTCTTTCCGCTCTGCTGCATGCGACCTTGGATAATGGGGCGCGAGTTCATCCACAATTGCAAGCACGGCATCCTCCAGTACACGGTTGTGCGGCCAATAACCACCTTCATCTCAGT AATATGTGAGCTGTGCGGCGTGTACGGGGAGGGAGAGTTTGCTGGTAACGTGGCGTTTCCATACATCGTAGTCGTCAATAATATCTCCCAGTTCGTGGCCATGTACTGCCTGGTGCTATTCTACCGTGCCAACAAGGAGGACCTAAAGCCCATGAAACCCATCCCAAAGTTTTTGTGCATCAAGGCTGTGGTGTTCTTCTCTTTCTT TCAAGGAGTGCTTCTGAACGTGCTGGTGTATTATAACATAATTAAGGACATATTTGGATCGGATGTAGGAGACACAAATTTGGCATCGCTGCTACAG AACTTTCTCATCTGCATCGAGATGTTTATTGCTGCCGTGGCGCACATCTACAGCTTCCCGCACCACCCCTTCCACATCAATTCGCCACAGTACTGGAACAATCCGAATCACAGCTGGTGCCGCGCATTCCTCTCCATGATGGACATCTCGGATATGCAGGAGGATGTCACCGAACATCTGGGCGTTGTGGGTAGTACGTTGAGTCGCCGCTTCCAGGGCCGCAGCACATACCAGCCACTGGCCCGCAGTCCGCGACGGTCGAGCAGCGAATCGGAGTATCTGATCGGCAAGCGCCAagatcagcagcagcagcagtcggGCAACTCGTCGCAATCAGGTAACATGTATGGCGCCACCTCGAGCCGGCTGATCGTGCCCGTGTATGAGGGCAAGCTAAGCACCCTACCCGAAAACAATCATCCTTCTCACACCCAATCTCGATTTCCCCAAGCAGGCATAGCCGACGATAGCAACAGTAGCAATAGCAACCactaccaacaacaacaactacatgCGACGGGCTCACAGCCGTCGACGCGTCAGCGCGATACGCTGCACCTGCGTGAGCGTGAGAGAGAAACGGGGGCGGGAGGCGGCAACTTCCTGCGTCTGGCGCCCGGGGCAACTGCAGCGGCGCCCATTCCTGAATCCAACGACGACTATGCCCTACTGTTGGGGACGGGGGCGGGCAGGTGA
- the LOC6496972 gene encoding transmembrane protein 184C isoform X2 encodes MCGMDVRRFCEDWRIWIRPLLIVTYAIFAIIVVPLLIVNSVKDGFQRNDQLILIGGLFVLSAVPVSIWHIIQHVIHFTKPILQKHIIRILWMVPIYALNAWIGLFFPKHSIYVDSLRECYEAYVIYNFMVYLLNYLNLNMDLEATMEYKPQVPHFFPLCCMRPWIMGREFIHNCKHGILQYTVVRPITTFISVICELCGVYGEGEFAGNVAFPYIVVVNNISQFVAMYCLVLFYRANKEDLKPMKPIPKFLCIKAVVFFSFFQGVLLNVLVYYNIIKDIFGSDVGDTNLASLLQNFLICIEMFIAAVAHIYSFPHHPFHINSPQYWNNPNHSWCRAFLSMMDISDMQEDVTEHLGVVGSTLSRRFQGRSTYQPLARSPRRSSSESEYLIGKRQDQQQQQSGNSSQSGIADDSNSSNSNHYQQQQLHATGSQPSTRQRDTLHLRERERETGAGGGNFLRLAPGATAAAPIPESNDDYALLLGTGAGR; translated from the exons ATGTGTGGCATGGACGTGCGCCGGTTTTGCGAGGATTGGCGGATCTGGATTCGCCCGTTACTGATCGTCACATACGCCATCTTCGCAATAATAGTGGTGCCACTGCTCATTGTTAACTCCGTGAAGGATGGTTTCCAACGCAACGATCAGCTCATCCTCATCGGCGGATTGTTCGTTCTGTCGGCGGTGCCAGTGTCGATATGGCACATCATCCAACACGTCATCCATTTCACGAAACCCATTCTGCAGAAGCATATCATACGAATTCTGTGGATGGTGCCCATCTACGCCCTGAACGCG TGGATCGGCCTCTTCTTTCCGAAGCACTCCATATACGTGGATTCGCTTCGCGAATGCTATGAGGCGTATGTTATCTACAACTTCATGGTGTACCTGCTCAACTACTTGAATCTCAACATGGATTTGGAGGCCACCATGGAGTACAAGCCGCAAGTGCCGCACTTCTTTCCGCTCTGCTGCATGCGACCTTGGATAATGGGGCGCGAGTTCATCCACAATTGCAAGCACGGCATCCTCCAGTACACGGTTGTGCGGCCAATAACCACCTTCATCTCAGT AATATGTGAGCTGTGCGGCGTGTACGGGGAGGGAGAGTTTGCTGGTAACGTGGCGTTTCCATACATCGTAGTCGTCAATAATATCTCCCAGTTCGTGGCCATGTACTGCCTGGTGCTATTCTACCGTGCCAACAAGGAGGACCTAAAGCCCATGAAACCCATCCCAAAGTTTTTGTGCATCAAGGCTGTGGTGTTCTTCTCTTTCTT TCAAGGAGTGCTTCTGAACGTGCTGGTGTATTATAACATAATTAAGGACATATTTGGATCGGATGTAGGAGACACAAATTTGGCATCGCTGCTACAG AACTTTCTCATCTGCATCGAGATGTTTATTGCTGCCGTGGCGCACATCTACAGCTTCCCGCACCACCCCTTCCACATCAATTCGCCACAGTACTGGAACAATCCGAATCACAGCTGGTGCCGCGCATTCCTCTCCATGATGGACATCTCGGATATGCAGGAGGATGTCACCGAACATCTGGGCGTTGTGGGTAGTACGTTGAGTCGCCGCTTCCAGGGCCGCAGCACATACCAGCCACTGGCCCGCAGTCCGCGACGGTCGAGCAGCGAATCGGAGTATCTGATCGGCAAGCGCCAagatcagcagcagcagcagtcggGCAACTCGTCGCAATCAG GCATAGCCGACGATAGCAACAGTAGCAATAGCAACCactaccaacaacaacaactacatgCGACGGGCTCACAGCCGTCGACGCGTCAGCGCGATACGCTGCACCTGCGTGAGCGTGAGAGAGAAACGGGGGCGGGAGGCGGCAACTTCCTGCGTCTGGCGCCCGGGGCAACTGCAGCGGCGCCCATTCCTGAATCCAACGACGACTATGCCCTACTGTTGGGGACGGGGGCGGGCAGGTGA
- the LOC6498538 gene encoding 60S ribosomal protein L13 codes for MGKGNNMIPNQHYHKWWQRHVKTWFNQPARKVRRHENRVKKAKAVFPRPASGPLRPVVRCPTIRYHTKLRAGRGFTVEELKGAGISAGFAKTIGIAVDRRRKNKSLESRQRNIQRLKEYRSKLILFPINEKKIRKGESSLEECKLATQFKGPIMPIKNEQPAVVEFRDVTKDEKKFQAYATLRKARTDARLVGIRAKRAKEAAESEDAAKGDPKKAKK; via the exons ATGGGTAAGGGTAACAATATGATTCCAAACCAGCACTACCACAAATGGTGGCAGCGCCATGTGAAGACCTGGTTCAACCAGCCCGCGCGCAAGGTCCGCAGGCACGAGAACCGCGTCAAGAAGGCTAAGGCCGTCTTCCCCCGCCCTGCCAGCGGTCCTCTGCGCCCAGTGGTCCGTTGCCCCACCATCCGTTACCACACAAAACTGCGTGCTGGCCGTGGATTCACTGTGGAGGAGCTCAAG GGTGCTGGCATTAGCGCTGGATTCGCCAAGACCATCGGCATTGCTGTCGACCGCAGGCGTAAGAACAAATCTCTGGAGTCGCGTCAGCGCAACATCCAGCGCCTGAAGGAGTACCGCAGCAAGCTGATCCTGTTCCCCATCAACGAGAAGAAGATCCGCAAGGGCGAGTCCTCCCTTGAGGAGTGCAAGCTGGCTACCCAGTTCAAGGGACCCATCATGCCCATCAAGAACGAACAGCCCGCCGTGGTTGAATTCCGTGATGTTACCAAGGACGAGAAGAAGTTCCAGGCCTACGCTACTCTGCGCAAG GCTCGTACTGATGCTCGTTTGGTCGGCATTCGCGCTAAGCGCGCTAAGGAGGCCGCCGAGAGCGAAGATGCCGCCAAGGGAGATCCCAAGAAGGCCAAGAAGTAA